The Chrysemys picta bellii isolate R12L10 chromosome 5, ASM1138683v2, whole genome shotgun sequence genome includes a window with the following:
- the LZTS3 gene encoding leucine zipper putative tumor suppressor 3, with translation MAKLETLSVLSDPSYQSQDTFHSFASRPSESASQNTMGSVGSGVANEQEFAMKSVGTRTQSSSRQADGSRNGYSTREISNRYSGEEKTYKSEKISNSLYINGDLRKSEKMKTDICGNVTTNNEKNLPPPPQYREPSNPPKILPVSGKLDQSNEPLVRPSAFKPVVPKNFHSMQNLCPPQNNGITENRKSLNHTNSNSPSAGKSGLEKTSLNRTTNQVGGLSDSGRNSLTSLPTYGTGYSQHVGPMSASTSHINRIGTTYVDKNIVGYNGISTSDSGRSSSKSTTSFNRLNHLNETMPFHSPSTDDVIQDLEDRLWEKEQEVLQMRRNLDKSEAAIFQVFEEKQKIWEREMEDLRQNYANKLQQVSKKAQRAQQALQLQIFKLQQEKKKLQEDVGQLLQQREELEKKFVAFKKEQAEFLPKIEETKWEVCQKAGEISLLKQQLKDSQADVSQKLNEIVGLRTQLKEGKNFLKEKEEQIITLKDSYSSKTVNLEVCENELQRKMNEVQMLREKLNHCELEVSGLKQTLANMGHHGHFNAELTEKLRDPLACESDEAKMKRQNEDSVIALKKEVERLQTELKLERQQREQQVIDFEEERRTWQEEKEKVIKYQKQLQLNYVEMYQKNQLLEHKVNEMTTKATSPPYTEEKKPWTPSRLERIESTEI, from the exons ATGGCCAAGTTAGAGACCCTGTCTGTTCTTAGTGACCCAAGCTACCAGAGCCAGGACACCTTCCACTCGTTTGCCTCCAGGCCCTCTGAATCTGCCTCCCAAAACACTATGGGAAGCGTGGGCAGCGGAGTCGCCAATGAGCAAGAGTTTGCGATGAAGAGTGTGGGAACCAggactcagagcagcagcaggcaggctgatgGCTCGCGGAATGGCTATTCCACGCGGGAGATCTCTAACCGTTACTCCGGGGAGGAGAAGACCTACAAGTCAGAGAAGATCTCCAATTCCCTCTACATCAATGGGGACTTGCGCAAGAGTGAGAAGATGAAGACAGACATTTGTGGGAACGTTACCACCAACAACGAGAAAAACCTGCCGCCTCCTCCCCAGTACAGAGAACCCAGTAACCCACCAAAGATATTGCCAGTCTCTGGCAAATTGGACCAG aGCAATGAGCCCTTAGTTAGACCTTCAGCCTTTAAACCAGTAGTTCCTAAAAACTTCCATTCCATGCAGAATCTCTGCCCGCCGCAGAACAATGGAATAACAGAGAACAGAAAGAGTTTGAATCACACCAACAGCAATAGCCCATCTGCAGGCAAAAGCGGACTGGAGAAGACCAGCCTTAATAGGACTACAAACCAAGTGGGAGGTCTTTCCGATTCTGGCCGTAACTCTTTGACGAGCTTGCCCACTTACGGGACGGGCTACAGTCAGCACGTTGGCCCAATGAGTGCTTCAACTAGTCACATAAACCGCATTGGCACAACCTATGTAGATAAGAACATAGTGGGATACAATGGAATATCTACCTCAGACAGTGGACGGTCTTCAAGCAAGAGTACTACTTCTTTCAATAGGCTCAACCATCTGAATGAAACAATGCCTTTCCATTCACCCTCGACAGATGACGTTATCCAGGACCTGGAGGACAGGCTGTGGGAGAAGGAGCAGGAAGTCTTGCAGATGAGAAGAAACCTGGACAAAAGCGAGGCTGCCATCTTCCAAGTGTTTGAGGAGAAGCAAAAGATCTGGGAACGTGAAATGGAGGACCTCCGGCAAAATTATGCAAATAAACTGCAGCAGGTCTCCAAGAAGGCCCAGAGGGCTCAACAGGCCTTGCAGCTCCAGATCTTCAAGCtccagcaagagaaaaaaaagctCCAGGAGGATGTGGGGCAACTTCTCCAGCAGCGAGAAGAGCTGGAGAAAAAATTTGTGGCTTTCAAGAAAGAACAGGCTGAGTTTCTTCCCAAGATTGAAGAAACCAAGTGGGAG GTGTGCCAGAAAGCTGGTGAGATCTCACTACTCAAGCAACAACTGAAGGATTCGCAAGCTGATGTCTCTCAGAAACTGAACGAGATCGTGGGGCTGCGGACTCAGCTCAAAGAAGGTAAGAACTTCCTGAAAGAGAAGGAAGAGCAGATCATCACCCTGAAAGACTCCTACAGCTCCAAGACTGTCAACCTGGAGGTCTGCGAGAATGAGCTGCAGAGAAAGATGAATGAGGTGCAGATGCTAAGGGAAAAACTCAACCACTGTGAGCTGGAGGTCTCTGGCCTGAAGCAGACACTGGCCAACATGGGGCACCATGGCCATTTCAATGCAGAGCTCACCGAGAAACTAAGGGACCCATTGGCATGTGAGAGCGATGAGGCCAAGATGAAGCGCCAGAACGAGGACAGTGTCATTGCCCTGAAGAAGGAGGTTGAGCGGCTCCAGACGGAGCTGAAGCTGGAGCGCCAGCAGCGGGAGCAGCAGGTGATAGACTTTGAGGAGGAGCGGCGCACGtggcaggaggagaaggagaaggtgatCAAATACCAGAAGCAGCTACAGCTGAACTACGTGGAGATGTACCAGAAGAACCAGCTCCTGGAGCACAAGGTGAATGAGATGACCACCAAGGCTACCAGCCCGCCTTACACCGAGGAGAAAAAACCATGGACTCCATCCAGGCTGGAGCGAATAGAGTCCACTGAGATCTAA